The DNA segment GAGAGTATCAAGAAATTAAAAACTTGATACTTTTTTTATTTTAGGATGTAAATTCTTCCACCAAACAAAAGTCCTATAAAAATTAAAATATATTAATATTTTTTAAAATAAAAAAATAACATATTCAGAAATTAAAATCAATAAAAGCATTTCTTTATTTTATAAAAATTTAATGGTATACTTTTAATAACAGAATGCTAAATTAAGGAGGTATCAAATGAAAAATTTTGTTTATAATATTCCTACAAAAATATTTTTTGGAAAAGGACAAATAAAAAAAATAGGACCTGAAATATTAAAATATGGAAAAAAAGTACTTCTTGTTTATGGGAAAGGAAGTATTAAATCAAATGGAATTTATGATAAAGCTATAGAGATTTTAAAAGAACATGGAATTGAATATTTTGAACTTGGAGGGGTAGATCCTAATCCAAGAACTGAAACTGTTTATAAAGGAGCAGAAATTTGCAAGAAAAATAGAATAGATTTAATTCTTGCTATGGGAGGAGGAAGTACTATTGACTGTGCAAAAGCAGTTTCCCTTCAAAGTAAATATGATGGCGATTTCTGGAAAGATTTCTATATTGACGGAAAAAAAGATCTTATAAAAGAGGTTACTCCTGTGGCATCAATTTTGACACTTGCAGCAACAGGAAGTGAAATGAATGGAAGTACTGTTATATCAAATACTGCTGTAAATATGAAAGTAGGATTTAATCACCCCAAATTAAAACCAGTTTTTTCAGTAGAAAATCCTGAATATACATATTCAGTTAGTAAATATCAAACTTGTGCAGGAGCTATAGATATAATGAGCCATTTATTTGAACAATATTTTTCAATTGAAAATGATGGCTTTTTACAGAATAGGATGATAGAAGGACTTTTAAAAACAATAATTCATTATGCACCTATAGCTATTGAAAATCCTAAAGATTATGAGGCAAGAGCAAATATAATGTGGAC comes from the Fusobacterium perfoetens genome and includes:
- a CDS encoding iron-containing alcohol dehydrogenase produces the protein MKNFVYNIPTKIFFGKGQIKKIGPEILKYGKKVLLVYGKGSIKSNGIYDKAIEILKEHGIEYFELGGVDPNPRTETVYKGAEICKKNRIDLILAMGGGSTIDCAKAVSLQSKYDGDFWKDFYIDGKKDLIKEVTPVASILTLAATGSEMNGSTVISNTAVNMKVGFNHPKLKPVFSVENPEYTYSVSKYQTCAGAIDIMSHLFEQYFSIENDGFLQNRMIEGLLKTIIHYAPIAIENPKDYEARANIMWTSSLALNELVTYGKISTDWATHQIEHQLSAVYDITHGIGLGILTPAWMKYVLSEENIHRFVDYGKNIWNLSGSDKEIAEKSIEKTKEFFTSLGCPSSLSEIDIDDSHFEEMAANAVFKGSVGSMKKLTKEDIVAIYKLAL